A window from Pseudomonas sp. Tri1 encodes these proteins:
- a CDS encoding xanthine phosphoribosyltransferase — protein sequence MEALHQKIREQGIVLSDQVLKVDAFLNHQIDPQLMKLIGDEFAALFKDSGITKIVTIEASGIAPAIMTGLNLGVPVIFARKQQSLTLTENLLSATVYSFTKKTESTVAISPRHLTSSDRVLIIDDFLANGKASQALISIIKQAGATVAGLGIVIEKSFQGGRAELDAQGYRVESLARVKSLAGGVVTFID from the coding sequence ATGGAAGCCCTGCACCAGAAAATTCGCGAGCAAGGCATCGTGCTTTCCGATCAGGTCCTGAAAGTCGACGCGTTCCTGAACCATCAGATCGACCCGCAGTTGATGAAGCTGATCGGTGATGAGTTTGCCGCGCTGTTCAAGGACTCGGGCATCACCAAGATCGTCACCATCGAAGCCTCGGGCATTGCCCCGGCGATCATGACCGGCCTGAACCTTGGCGTCCCGGTGATTTTCGCCCGCAAGCAACAGTCTCTGACCCTGACGGAAAACCTGCTGTCGGCGACCGTGTATTCGTTCACCAAGAAGACCGAAAGCACCGTGGCCATCAGCCCCCGTCACCTGACCAGCAGCGACCGTGTGCTGATCATCGATGACTTTTTGGCCAACGGCAAAGCGTCCCAGGCATTGATCTCCATCATCAAGCAGGCCGGCGCCACCGTCGCGGGTTTGGGTATCGTGATCGAGAAGTCGTTCCAGGGCGGCCGCGCAGAACTGGATGCCCAAGGCTATCGCGTTGAATCGCTGGCCCGGGTGAAGTCGCTGGCAGGTGGGGTCGTGACCTTCATCGACTGA
- a CDS encoding acetyl-CoA hydrolase/transferase family protein has protein sequence MVQLCSIEQAVDDVLERLPEHIHLGMPLGLGKPNLFANALYRRIAQSPERQLTIYTALSLGRPNLGDGLQKRFLEPFIERVFGDYPELDYLADLHHDSLPANIRVEQFFMQPGSLLHSASAQQNYVSSNYSHAARDINAAGLNLIGQLVASDPQHPDRLSLSCNPDVTLDLLPMIAKRRAAGETILLVGQVHSDLPYMPGDAEVGIDAFDLLIDEKDNHTLFSTPNMPVGFQDHLIGLHASTLVRDGGTLQIGIGSMGDALTAALLARQADNAGYQALLTDLNLSQWAQLIEREGGLEPFAKGLYGCSEMFVNGLLVLADAGIIRRKVYPDVPTQEQANAGTLDEAAQPDGVCVHGGFFLGPRSFYERLRELPPARRLEFNMTRISYINELYGQEPLKRLQRRDARFINTVFTMTLLGAGVADQLEDGRVLSGVGGQYNFVAQGHALEGGRSILLLRSWREAGGEISSNIVWEYGHCTIPRHLRDIVVTEYGIADLRGKTDAAVIEALLNISDSRFQPGLIEQAQKAGKLPKDFLLDPRFADNTSERLQAIQARHPNLFPEYPLGCDFDAIERDLLRALNWLKSKFKLTEILELGKAALDAPEPWEFAGHLERMQLTNPEGLKEELFQRLLLAGLKTTAQQQPT, from the coding sequence ATGGTGCAGTTGTGTTCAATCGAACAGGCGGTGGATGACGTACTCGAGCGTCTACCTGAGCATATTCACCTTGGCATGCCCCTGGGGCTGGGCAAACCCAACCTGTTTGCCAACGCGCTGTACCGACGTATCGCCCAATCGCCCGAGCGACAACTGACCATCTACACGGCCCTGAGCCTGGGGCGACCGAACCTGGGTGACGGTTTGCAGAAACGCTTCCTTGAACCCTTTATCGAACGGGTCTTCGGTGATTACCCCGAACTGGATTACCTGGCCGACCTGCACCACGACAGCCTGCCGGCCAACATACGGGTCGAGCAGTTCTTCATGCAGCCCGGCAGCCTGTTGCACAGCGCGTCGGCCCAGCAGAACTACGTTAGCAGCAACTACAGCCACGCAGCCCGGGATATCAATGCGGCCGGCTTGAACCTGATAGGGCAGTTGGTGGCGAGCGATCCACAGCACCCGGATCGCTTGAGCCTGAGCTGCAACCCGGACGTCACCCTTGACCTGTTGCCGATGATCGCCAAGCGGCGCGCGGCCGGGGAGACCATCCTCCTGGTCGGCCAGGTGCACAGCGATCTGCCCTACATGCCGGGCGACGCGGAAGTCGGCATCGACGCTTTCGACCTGTTGATCGACGAGAAGGACAATCACACATTGTTCTCCACGCCGAACATGCCGGTGGGCTTCCAGGATCATCTGATCGGCCTGCACGCCAGTACCCTGGTGCGTGACGGTGGGACGCTACAGATCGGCATCGGCTCCATGGGCGATGCGTTGACGGCGGCGCTGCTGGCGCGCCAGGCCGACAACGCCGGGTACCAGGCCTTGTTGACGGACCTGAACCTGAGCCAATGGGCGCAATTGATCGAGCGCGAGGGTGGGCTCGAGCCGTTTGCCAAGGGGTTGTATGGCTGTAGCGAGATGTTCGTCAACGGCTTGCTGGTGCTGGCAGACGCCGGGATCATCCGACGCAAGGTCTATCCCGACGTCCCGACCCAGGAGCAGGCCAACGCCGGCACCCTCGACGAGGCGGCACAACCCGACGGCGTCTGCGTACATGGCGGGTTCTTTCTCGGGCCGCGCAGTTTTTACGAACGTCTGCGGGAGTTGCCACCGGCCCGCCGCCTCGAATTCAACATGACCCGCATCAGTTACATCAACGAGCTGTACGGCCAGGAACCACTCAAGCGCCTGCAGCGACGCGACGCACGCTTTATCAACACGGTCTTCACCATGACCCTGCTGGGTGCCGGGGTGGCTGACCAGTTGGAAGACGGCCGGGTCCTCAGTGGTGTGGGTGGGCAATACAACTTCGTTGCCCAGGGCCATGCGCTGGAGGGCGGGCGTTCGATCCTGCTCCTGCGTAGCTGGCGTGAGGCGGGAGGCGAGATCAGTTCGAACATCGTCTGGGAGTACGGCCATTGCACGATTCCCCGGCATCTGCGGGACATCGTGGTGACCGAGTACGGTATCGCCGACCTGCGGGGCAAGACCGATGCCGCAGTGATCGAGGCGCTACTGAACATCAGCGATTCACGTTTCCAGCCCGGGCTGATCGAGCAGGCGCAGAAAGCCGGCAAGTTGCCCAAGGACTTCTTGCTCGACCCACGGTTCGCGGACAACACCTCGGAACGTTTGCAGGCTATCCAGGCGCGGCATCCGAATCTGTTCCCGGAGTACCCGCTGGGTTGTGATTTCGACGCAATAGAGCGGGACCTGTTGCGAGCGCTGAACTGGCTCAAGAGCAAGTTCAAGCTCACCGAGATCCTGGAGTTGGGCAAAGCCGCCCTCGACGCCCCGGAGCCATGGGAATTTGCCGGTCATCTGGAGCGGATGCAACTGACCAACCCTGAAGGACTGAAGGAGGAGTTGTTTCAGCGGTTGTTGCTTGCTGGGCTCAAGACCACTGCGCAACAACAACCAACCTAA
- a CDS encoding c-type cytochrome — MKMLAAPATVLALWAVSAQAATNDEIAKRLEPVGQVCVQGKECKGMEVATAAGGAGGAKKPADVIAKHCNACHGTGLLGAPKIGDKAAWKERADHQGGLDGILAKAITGINSMPPKGTCADCSDDDLKGAIKEMSGL, encoded by the coding sequence ATGAAAATGCTGGCTGCACCAGCAACCGTATTGGCCCTATGGGCAGTCAGTGCCCAAGCGGCGACCAACGACGAAATCGCCAAGCGCCTCGAACCCGTTGGTCAGGTCTGCGTCCAGGGGAAAGAGTGCAAAGGCATGGAAGTTGCCACTGCCGCTGGCGGCGCTGGCGGTGCCAAGAAGCCCGCTGATGTGATTGCAAAACATTGCAACGCTTGCCACGGCACGGGCCTGTTGGGTGCGCCGAAAATTGGTGACAAGGCTGCCTGGAAAGAACGCGCCGATCACCAGGGCGGTCTCGACGGCATCCTGGCCAAGGCCATTACCGGCATTAACTCCATGCCGCCAAAAGGCACCTGCGCCGATTGCTCGGATGACGACCTCAAGGGTGCCATCAAAGAGATGTCTGGCCTGTAA
- a CDS encoding cupin domain-containing protein, which produces MDVGERLQSIRKLKGLSQRELAKRAGVTNSTISMIEKNSVSPSISSLRKVLGGIPMSMVEFFSEEILQEKPTQIVYKANELIDISDGAVTMKLVGRAHPSRAIAFLNEIYPPGADTGEEMLTHEGEETGILVEGRLELVVGVETFVLEAGDSYYFESTKPHRFRNPFDVPARLISAATPANF; this is translated from the coding sequence TTGGACGTCGGTGAACGACTGCAATCCATTCGTAAACTCAAAGGCCTTTCCCAGCGTGAACTCGCCAAGCGCGCGGGCGTCACCAACAGCACTATTTCGATGATCGAGAAGAATAGCGTGAGCCCCTCGATCAGCTCGCTGCGTAAGGTTCTTGGCGGGATTCCCATGTCCATGGTCGAGTTTTTCTCCGAAGAAATCCTCCAGGAGAAACCGACCCAGATCGTCTACAAAGCCAACGAACTGATCGACATCTCCGACGGCGCCGTGACCATGAAGCTGGTGGGCAGGGCGCACCCGAGCCGAGCGATTGCCTTCCTGAACGAAATCTATCCGCCTGGGGCCGATACCGGTGAAGAGATGCTCACCCATGAGGGTGAGGAAACCGGGATTCTGGTGGAAGGGCGACTGGAACTGGTGGTCGGTGTCGAAACTTTCGTGCTTGAAGCCGGCGACAGCTACTATTTTGAAAGCACCAAGCCACACCGTTTCCGCAATCCGTTCGATGTGCCGGCGCGACTGATCAGCGCAGCTACACCGGCCAATTTCTAG
- the alr gene encoding alanine racemase, translating into MRPARALIDLQALRHNYQLAREVTGAKALAVIKADAYGHGAVRCAEALQDTADGFAVACIEEALELRAAGIRGPVLLLEGFFEADELPLIVEHDLWCVVHSLWQLEAIENATLSMPITVWLKLDSGMHRVGLHPADYQAAYRRLLASGKVAKIVLMSHFARADELHDPSSSQQLAVFEAARQGLAAEISLRNSPAVLGWPQMPSDWVRPGIMLYGATPFDEPNAVASRLQPVMTLESKIICVRELPAGEPVGYGARFVTAQPTRVGVVAMGYADGYPRQAPNGTPVLVAGQRSQLVGRVSMDMLCVDLTDIPQAGLGSTVELWGKNILASDVAKAADTIPYQIFCNLRRVPRLYSGR; encoded by the coding sequence ATGCGTCCTGCCCGTGCCCTGATCGACCTTCAAGCCCTGCGTCACAACTACCAATTGGCTCGCGAAGTCACGGGGGCCAAGGCCCTTGCGGTGATCAAGGCCGACGCCTACGGGCACGGCGCGGTGCGTTGCGCCGAGGCGCTGCAGGACACGGCCGATGGGTTCGCCGTGGCGTGCATTGAAGAGGCCCTGGAGCTGCGGGCCGCGGGGATTCGTGGCCCAGTCCTGTTGCTGGAAGGGTTCTTCGAGGCTGATGAACTGCCGTTGATCGTCGAGCACGACCTGTGGTGTGTGGTGCATTCGTTGTGGCAGCTTGAAGCGATTGAAAATGCGACGTTGAGCATGCCGATCACCGTCTGGCTCAAGCTTGATTCGGGGATGCACCGGGTCGGACTGCATCCGGCGGACTACCAAGCCGCCTATCGTCGCCTGCTCGCCAGCGGCAAAGTGGCGAAAATTGTATTGATGAGCCACTTCGCCCGCGCTGATGAACTGCACGATCCCAGCAGCAGCCAACAACTGGCTGTATTCGAGGCGGCCCGTCAGGGTTTGGCGGCCGAGATCAGCCTGCGCAACTCGCCGGCGGTGTTGGGTTGGCCGCAGATGCCGAGTGACTGGGTGCGGCCGGGCATCATGCTTTATGGTGCGACGCCTTTCGATGAACCCAATGCCGTCGCCTCGCGCCTGCAGCCGGTCATGACCCTGGAATCGAAGATCATCTGCGTGCGTGAATTGCCCGCGGGCGAGCCGGTGGGCTACGGCGCCCGTTTTGTGACCGCACAACCGACGCGGGTTGGGGTAGTCGCGATGGGTTATGCCGACGGTTACCCGCGCCAGGCACCCAATGGCACACCGGTGCTGGTGGCCGGGCAGCGCAGCCAACTGGTCGGGCGGGTGTCGATGGACATGTTGTGCGTCGATTTGACCGATATTCCCCAGGCCGGGCTCGGTTCGACTGTGGAGTTGTGGGGCAAGAACATCCTCGCCAGCGACGTCGCGAAAGCCGCCGACACGATTCCTTACCAGATTTTCTGCAACCTGCGACGGGTGCCACGGCTCTATTCCGGGCGCTGA
- a CDS encoding RidA family protein, with amino-acid sequence MSIQRQLTNDRMSQVVVHNGTVYLAGQVGDDMSAGIEQQTRETLANIERLLDLAGTDKNRLLSVTIYLKDIEAHFEGMNAIWDKWLPKGVAPARATVEAKLCEPEILVELSVVAALP; translated from the coding sequence ATGTCAATCCAGCGCCAGCTCACCAATGACCGCATGAGCCAGGTTGTCGTGCACAACGGCACCGTTTACCTGGCGGGGCAGGTCGGCGACGACATGAGCGCCGGTATCGAGCAGCAGACCCGTGAAACCCTGGCCAACATCGAGCGCTTGCTGGACTTGGCCGGGACCGACAAGAACCGTCTGCTGTCGGTGACGATCTATCTGAAAGACATTGAGGCGCACTTCGAAGGCATGAATGCGATCTGGGACAAATGGCTGCCTAAAGGCGTCGCCCCGGCCCGTGCCACTGTGGAAGCCAAGCTGTGCGAACCGGAGATTCTGGTAGAGCTGTCGGTTGTGGCCGCGCTGCCTTAA